The following are from one region of the bacterium genome:
- the hutH gene encoding histidine ammonia-lyase — MQKVIVGQRPLTLETVGAVASLETQLTLSASAMSRLVSGRRVVERIIKENRTVYGITTGFGKFAEVRISLDEIDRLQENLIKSHATGVGQMFQPCQVKAIMLLQANQLCQGASGVRPVVVRQLLGLLNNDIIPLVPQQGSVGASGDLSPLAHIGLVMIGRGQAFYKGKIVNGADALKITGMKPLILKAKEGLAITNGTEVMTAVGILNLLEAEKLCKISDIAGAMSLEALRGTDKAFDPRIQALRPHSGQMDSAENLRILLSGSQIRRSHKDCQKVQDSYSLRCMPQVHGATRTALKHIRQVLETELNSVTDNPLVFAKEHDVLSGGNFHGQPVALAMDYLGIAAAELADISERRLARLLDTSLSGLPGFLTEHGGLNSGLMITQNTAASLVSENKVLAHPSSVDSIPTSANQEDHVSMGTFGARKAGQICGNVRYVLACELLAAAQGLEFLKPLKPGKGVDAACQVIRHGVKAFKQDREFHLDIEAINDMILDGNILDAVEKSIGKLK; from the coding sequence ATGCAAAAAGTTATTGTCGGGCAAAGACCGTTGACCCTGGAAACTGTCGGGGCGGTGGCGTCACTGGAAACCCAGCTGACACTATCGGCATCAGCAATGTCCCGCCTGGTTTCCGGCCGCAGAGTGGTGGAACGGATAATCAAGGAAAACAGGACGGTCTACGGCATCACTACCGGGTTCGGGAAATTCGCCGAGGTCCGGATCTCGCTGGACGAGATCGACAGGCTCCAGGAGAATCTGATAAAAAGCCATGCCACCGGGGTGGGGCAGATGTTCCAGCCCTGCCAGGTCAAGGCGATCATGCTTTTGCAGGCTAATCAGCTCTGCCAGGGAGCTTCGGGCGTCCGTCCGGTGGTGGTCCGGCAGCTGCTGGGGCTTTTAAACAATGATATCATCCCCCTGGTCCCGCAGCAGGGTTCGGTGGGCGCCTCCGGCGACCTTTCGCCCCTGGCCCATATCGGGCTGGTGATGATCGGGCGGGGCCAGGCCTTTTATAAGGGAAAGATCGTCAACGGGGCCGATGCCCTGAAAATAACGGGGATGAAGCCTTTGATCCTGAAAGCCAAGGAAGGTTTGGCCATTACCAACGGAACGGAAGTGATGACTGCAGTAGGCATATTGAATCTGCTGGAGGCCGAAAAGCTCTGCAAAATATCCGATATCGCCGGAGCCATGTCTCTGGAGGCTTTGCGGGGCACGGACAAGGCCTTTGACCCCCGGATCCAGGCCTTACGGCCGCACAGCGGGCAGATGGATTCGGCCGAAAACCTCCGAATACTTCTTTCCGGCAGCCAGATCAGAAGGTCCCATAAGGACTGTCAGAAGGTTCAGGATTCCTATTCCCTGCGCTGCATGCCCCAGGTGCACGGCGCCACCAGGACCGCCCTGAAGCACATCCGGCAGGTGCTGGAGACGGAGTTGAACTCGGTCACCGACAACCCCCTGGTATTCGCAAAAGAGCACGATGTTCTCTCGGGCGGAAATTTCCACGGACAGCCGGTGGCCCTGGCCATGGATTACCTGGGCATCGCAGCGGCCGAGCTGGCCGACATCTCCGAACGGCGTTTGGCCCGGCTGCTGGACACCTCTCTTTCCGGACTGCCGGGGTTCCTGACCGAACACGGGGGCTTGAACTCCGGGCTGATGATCACCCAGAACACCGCCGCCTCGCTGGTCTCCGAGAACAAGGTGCTGGCCCATCCTTCGTCGGTCGACTCCATTCCCACCTCGGCCAACCAGGAGGACCACGTTTCCATGGGAACCTTCGGAGCCCGCAAGGCCGGCCAGATCTGCGGCAATGTCCGCTATGTGCTGGCCTGCGAACTGCTGGCCGCCGCCCAGGGGCTGGAGTTCCTGAAGCCGCTGAAACCGGGCAAAGGGGTGGACGCGGCCTGTCAGGTCATTCGCCATGGCGTCAAAGCGTTCAAGCAGGACCGGGAGTTCCATCTGGACATAGAAGCCATTAACGATATGATATTGGATGGAAATATATTGGATGCAGTGGAGAAGAGCATAGGAAAACTCAAATAA
- a CDS encoding aromatic amino acid ammonia-lyase, with translation MPIIISGSGLTIEKIVRIARHNEKVELAPEALERIKKCRAMLEKKIEAHEIMYGVNTGIGEFSEVVLNDDQVRDFQKYLIYNHAAGIGDPAPIEYVRGAMAGRINVHAHGNSGIRPEITLTLVEMLNKGVTPYVCQKGSVGACGDLAPMSQIALLLLGEGQAYYQGQLLPGKEAMDQAGIKIPGLQARDGLGTINGSNVLTAMSAIFLYDANRWLKQAEIAAAMSLEALKANMKPYIAKLHEARGFKGAVRSAAAIRKMVADGDLNEGRVKCKVQDAYSMRSTPQVIGAAHDALAYARSQVEIELNGVGDNPIFFPEENLQLSGANFQGSPVGVPMDMAGYCITMVSILSERRMNRLNNPALSVGLPAFLTKSGGMFSGLMLSQYTADTLIVEQKILSTPASIQSIPAAADQEDFVSMGMNTAIKNFQILDNAYGILGIEMMAAAQALDLRDYKFGAGTAKAREVVRKHVDFLEIDRPLYKDHTAMKELVRSGQVLEEVEKAVGSLE, from the coding sequence ATGCCCATCATAATCAGCGGTTCCGGGTTGACCATCGAAAAAATAGTCAGGATCGCCCGCCATAACGAAAAAGTGGAGCTGGCCCCCGAGGCTTTGGAGCGGATCAAAAAATGCCGGGCCATGCTGGAGAAGAAGATCGAGGCCCATGAGATCATGTACGGTGTCAATACCGGCATCGGCGAATTCTCCGAGGTGGTGCTGAATGACGACCAGGTCAGGGATTTTCAGAAATACTTGATATACAACCATGCCGCCGGGATCGGCGACCCGGCCCCCATAGAATATGTGCGGGGAGCCATGGCCGGTCGGATCAACGTCCACGCCCACGGCAACTCCGGCATCCGCCCCGAGATCACTTTGACCCTGGTGGAGATGCTGAACAAGGGGGTCACCCCTTACGTCTGCCAAAAGGGTTCAGTTGGCGCCTGCGGCGACCTGGCTCCCATGTCCCAGATAGCCCTGCTTCTTTTGGGAGAAGGACAGGCCTATTACCAGGGACAGCTGTTGCCCGGCAAGGAGGCCATGGACCAGGCCGGGATCAAGATACCCGGACTGCAGGCCCGGGACGGACTGGGCACCATCAACGGCTCCAACGTGCTGACCGCCATGAGCGCCATCTTCCTTTACGACGCCAACCGCTGGCTTAAGCAGGCCGAGATAGCGGCCGCCATGTCGCTGGAGGCCCTGAAAGCCAATATGAAACCGTACATCGCAAAACTGCACGAGGCCCGCGGCTTCAAGGGCGCGGTGCGCAGCGCGGCGGCCATCCGCAAAATGGTGGCCGACGGCGACCTGAACGAGGGCCGAGTCAAGTGCAAGGTCCAGGACGCCTATTCCATGCGCTCCACCCCCCAGGTGATCGGCGCGGCTCACGATGCTTTGGCCTACGCCCGGTCCCAGGTGGAGATAGAATTGAACGGGGTGGGGGACAATCCCATCTTCTTCCCGGAGGAGAACCTCCAGCTTTCCGGGGCCAATTTCCAGGGCTCGCCGGTGGGCGTGCCGATGGATATGGCCGGATACTGCATCACCATGGTCAGCATTCTTTCCGAGCGCCGGATGAACCGGCTCAACAACCCGGCCCTCAGCGTGGGCCTGCCGGCATTTTTGACCAAAAGCGGAGGGATGTTCTCCGGCCTGATGCTCTCCCAGTACACCGCCGACACCCTGATAGTTGAACAGAAGATACTTTCCACCCCGGCCTCCATCCAGTCCATCCCGGCGGCGGCCGACCAGGAGGATTTTGTCTCCATGGGCATGAACACCGCCATCAAGAATTTCCAGATACTGGACAACGCCTATGGCATATTGGGCATCGAGATGATGGCCGCCGCCCAGGCTTTGGATCTGCGGGATTACAAGTTTGGCGCCGGCACCGCCAAGGCCAGGGAAGTTGTCCGCAAACACGTGGATTTCCTGGAGATCGACCGCCCGCTTTACAAGGACCACACCGCCATGAAGGAATTGGTCAGGTCCGGCCAGGTGTTGGAGGAAGTGGAGAAGGCCGTGGGAAGCCTGGAGTAG
- a CDS encoding M48 family metallopeptidase: protein MNLIIGILVFGYLVSSLLSGLNLAHLRASIKKGLPPEVSLLFDGPKISLIAEYTAAKTKLGYWSEFVSTAVVILIFTTGMVARLTLWAGALKITPLLQGLAAMLILMMIGYLSGIPASLYSDFKLEKKYEFSTITIKTWLGDQVKSLLVSGVLMGLLFSGFYLCINWLGTLWWLAAWGLVVSFAFLMIFLSPVVLMPLFNKFVPLEDEELKNKILEMARKADFPLAGVYQMDASKRSTHDNAFFTGMGKTRRIVFYDTMVKNYSHQELLSVMGHEIGHWKMKHIFKMIAAVSLLSGALLFAASRILAHPWIYNAIGLGGLFEQMGFNGPLIGVALYVVSILFEPLNLLLSPLMNWQSRKYEYQSDAYALQLNPSAADMKGALIKLSQKNLSNLFPHPLYVIFHYSHPPLLARLKTIDDLSK, encoded by the coding sequence ATGAATCTGATAATTGGCATACTGGTCTTCGGCTACCTGGTTTCCAGTTTGTTGTCCGGGCTTAACCTAGCACACCTGAGAGCCAGCATCAAGAAGGGCCTGCCGCCGGAGGTCTCGTTACTGTTTGATGGACCCAAAATATCACTGATCGCTGAGTATACTGCGGCCAAGACCAAACTGGGATACTGGAGCGAGTTTGTTTCGACCGCAGTGGTCATATTGATCTTCACTACGGGAATGGTTGCCAGGTTAACGCTATGGGCCGGTGCCCTTAAAATTACGCCGCTGCTTCAGGGCCTGGCGGCGATGCTAATTTTGATGATGATCGGCTACCTGTCAGGGATACCCGCCTCGCTCTATTCCGATTTTAAACTGGAAAAGAAATACGAGTTTTCCACCATCACCATCAAGACCTGGCTGGGAGATCAGGTAAAGAGTTTGCTGGTCTCGGGCGTTTTAATGGGCCTGCTGTTCTCGGGCTTTTATCTGTGCATCAACTGGCTGGGAACTTTGTGGTGGCTGGCGGCCTGGGGCCTGGTGGTGTCTTTTGCCTTCTTAATGATATTCCTGTCACCGGTGGTGCTGATGCCGCTATTCAACAAGTTCGTGCCGCTGGAAGACGAGGAGCTTAAGAACAAGATACTGGAAATGGCCAGGAAGGCCGATTTTCCCCTGGCCGGGGTCTATCAGATGGATGCTTCCAAACGCAGCACCCACGACAATGCCTTTTTCACCGGAATGGGGAAGACCCGGCGGATCGTGTTCTACGATACCATGGTCAAAAATTACAGCCACCAGGAACTGTTGTCGGTGATGGGTCACGAGATCGGGCACTGGAAGATGAAGCACATCTTCAAAATGATCGCCGCGGTGTCATTGCTCTCCGGGGCGCTGTTGTTCGCCGCCTCACGGATCCTGGCCCATCCCTGGATATATAACGCCATCGGCCTGGGCGGGCTGTTTGAACAAATGGGTTTCAACGGGCCGTTGATAGGCGTGGCCCTTTACGTGGTGTCGATCCTGTTTGAACCGCTGAATCTGCTGCTTTCGCCGTTGATGAACTGGCAGTCTCGCAAATATGAGTACCAATCGGATGCCTACGCATTACAGCTCAATCCTTCGGCGGCGGATATGAAGGGGGCGTTGATAAAACTCAGCCAGAAGAACCTGAGCAATCTTTTCCCGCACCCGCTGTATGTCATCTTTCACTATTCCCACCCGCCGCTGCTGGCCAGGCTGAAGACCATAGACGACCTTTCAAAATAA